A DNA window from Niabella yanshanensis contains the following coding sequences:
- a CDS encoding YbhB/YbcL family Raf kinase inhibitor-like protein translates to MKRIILITAMLAGMAAHAQTFTLKSNELGGQATHKQVLNGFGCNGENKSPQLFWENAPNGTKSFAVTIFDEDAPTGSGWWHWLIFDIAASIKALKPGAGNVKSEAAPKNAIQSKTDFGTPGYSGPCPTPGSGFHKYTITVYALDVKNLGLDANANPALVGFTLNQHLIQKASMIMYFKK, encoded by the coding sequence ATGAAACGGATCATTTTAATTACAGCTATGCTTGCAGGTATGGCCGCGCATGCACAAACATTTACGCTGAAAAGTAACGAGCTGGGCGGGCAGGCTACCCACAAACAAGTGCTGAATGGATTTGGGTGCAATGGTGAAAATAAGTCGCCCCAACTGTTTTGGGAAAATGCGCCTAACGGAACAAAAAGCTTTGCCGTTACTATTTTTGATGAAGATGCACCAACGGGAAGCGGCTGGTGGCATTGGTTGATTTTTGATATTGCGGCTTCCATTAAAGCATTAAAACCGGGCGCCGGAAATGTAAAAAGTGAAGCAGCACCTAAAAATGCGATACAAAGTAAAACTGATTTTGGAACACCGGGATACAGCGGCCCCTGCCCTACACCGGGAAGCGGTTTTCATAAATATACCATTACCGTATATGCGCTGGATGTAAAAAACCTGGGGCTTGATGCCAATGCCAACCCGGCATTGGTGGGCTTTACTTTAAACCAGCATTTAATACAAAAAGCATCTATGATCATGTATTTTAAAAAATGA
- a CDS encoding DUF1572 family protein, whose protein sequence is MDYPQSFIQNIIQQFEYYKMLGDKTFGQVPDEKLFWQYNEASNSIATIVKHLWGNMLSRWTDFLTTDGEKEWRNRDDEFENDIATKDALLQKWDAGWKVFLDALRSLKEEDLEKVIYIRNQGHTVIEAINRQLAHYPYHIGQIVLIGKMCAPNWVSLSIPKGNSKSFNDDKFLKPKQKTHFTDEFLNRPKDQPT, encoded by the coding sequence ATGGACTATCCTCAATCATTTATTCAAAACATCATTCAACAATTTGAATATTACAAAATGCTTGGCGACAAAACATTTGGGCAAGTGCCTGATGAAAAATTGTTTTGGCAATACAACGAAGCCAGCAATAGCATAGCCACTATTGTAAAGCATTTATGGGGCAATATGCTGAGCCGGTGGACCGATTTTTTAACTACTGACGGTGAAAAAGAATGGAGAAACCGCGATGATGAATTTGAAAACGATATTGCTACAAAAGATGCGCTATTGCAAAAATGGGATGCCGGCTGGAAAGTATTTTTAGACGCGTTGAGATCATTAAAAGAAGAAGACCTTGAAAAGGTAATTTATATACGCAACCAGGGGCATACTGTAATAGAGGCTATCAACAGGCAGCTGGCGCATTACCCATACCATATAGGGCAAATTGTTTTAATTGGGAAGATGTGTGCCCCTAACTGGGTTTCGCTTTCCATTCCCAAAGGAAATTCAAAATCGTTTAATGACGATAAGTTTTTGAAACCCAAACAGAAGACGCATTTTACCGATGAATTTTTAAATAGACCCAAAGACCAACCAACATGA
- a CDS encoding fatty acid desaturase family protein encodes MLSLYFVPLGIICFGGISQIWQLFALFILSGLGMAGIGMGIMHDALHGSYSKSKTLNKWMGYTMNLIGASDEVWKLQHNVLHHSFTNIEEHDDDINAPFFLRFSPHAKRNRLHPYQHYYVWLFYGLSTISWITSKDFIRLNRYRKLGLIKGKAEYKRLLLRIIFWKFIYFSYVLVLPLLLTSLAPWIVILAFLSMHFVTGLCISIVFQTAHVMPDTSYPLPDGAGKLEHERLVHQLTTTCNFAPRSKWFSWLIGGLNFQIEHHLFPHISHVHYRHLAPIVKKTTEEFGIPYYSYSTFFSAIKSHGIMLRQLGSMPCKPTT; translated from the coding sequence ATGCTCTCGCTCTATTTTGTTCCCCTGGGCATTATTTGCTTTGGAGGTATCAGCCAGATATGGCAATTATTTGCCTTATTTATACTTAGCGGGTTAGGAATGGCTGGCATAGGTATGGGTATTATGCACGATGCATTACATGGCTCGTACTCTAAAAGTAAAACGCTTAATAAATGGATGGGGTATACCATGAACCTGATTGGAGCCAGCGATGAAGTATGGAAATTACAGCATAATGTGCTGCATCACAGCTTCACTAATATTGAGGAGCACGACGACGACATTAATGCTCCCTTCTTTCTGCGTTTTTCACCTCATGCTAAAAGAAACCGCCTGCATCCCTATCAACATTATTATGTTTGGCTATTTTATGGTTTATCTACAATATCCTGGATAACATCCAAAGATTTTATCAGGCTTAACCGCTACAGGAAATTGGGGCTGATTAAAGGAAAAGCTGAATATAAGAGACTTTTGTTAAGGATTATCTTCTGGAAATTTATTTACTTCTCTTATGTGCTTGTATTGCCGCTGCTGCTTACTTCGCTTGCCCCATGGATCGTGATCCTTGCGTTTTTAAGTATGCATTTTGTAACGGGCCTTTGCATATCCATCGTATTTCAAACGGCTCATGTAATGCCTGACACGTCTTATCCCCTGCCAGACGGTGCAGGTAAACTGGAACATGAGCGGCTGGTGCACCAACTCACTACGACCTGCAATTTTGCTCCCCGAAGCAAGTGGTTTTCGTGGCTGATAGGAGGTCTGAATTTCCAGATTGAACATCATTTATTCCCGCACATTTCTCATGTGCACTACAGGCACCTGGCACCTATTGTTAAGAAAACTACAGAAGAATTTGGTATACCTTATTACAGCTATTCTACATTTTTTTCTGCTATAAAAAGCCATGGCATAATGCTACGGCAGTTAGGCTCTATGCCTTGCAAGCCGACTACTTAA
- a CDS encoding nuclear transport factor 2 family protein, whose translation MITDEFAKAFAAAWINAWNNHNLEHILEHYENDVAFYSPLIRLLNFNNEGAIKNKADLKKYFETGLKNYPDLHFKLHHCFAGVHSIVIYYSSVNEQLCAEVFELSENGKAKRVLCNYAQ comes from the coding sequence ATGATAACAGACGAATTTGCAAAAGCATTTGCAGCAGCATGGATCAATGCATGGAATAACCACAACCTTGAGCATATATTGGAACATTACGAAAATGATGTTGCGTTTTACTCGCCGCTTATCCGGTTGCTGAACTTTAATAATGAAGGTGCAATTAAAAACAAAGCTGATTTAAAAAAGTATTTTGAAACAGGTTTAAAAAATTACCCGGATTTGCATTTTAAATTGCATCATTGCTTTGCGGGAGTACATTCTATTGTTATTTACTATTCCTCTGTTAATGAACAATTATGCGCCGAAGTTTTTGAATTAAGCGAAAATGGTAAGGCCAAACGGGTGCTTTGTAATTATGCCCAATAA
- a CDS encoding DinB family protein: MKFTLSKSLEIIERTPGVIYAMLSGLSDEWVTSNEGDATWNAKEVVAHLIICEQTNWLARAKIILSDDANKNLEPIDMTTHFELAKNHSLETLLHMFKTLREESVAALKNFNLQLEDFTKHAFHPKIFEVNLQQLIATWVTHDLSHLTQISRIMAQQYKNEVGPFEAYLKILK, encoded by the coding sequence ATGAAGTTTACATTATCAAAATCGCTGGAAATTATTGAAAGAACGCCAGGGGTTATTTATGCGATGCTTTCGGGTTTATCAGACGAATGGGTAACAAGCAACGAAGGCGATGCTACCTGGAACGCTAAAGAAGTAGTGGCGCACCTGATTATTTGTGAGCAAACCAATTGGCTTGCACGGGCAAAAATTATTTTATCGGATGATGCCAACAAAAACCTGGAGCCTATTGATATGACCACCCATTTTGAGCTTGCAAAAAACCATTCGTTAGAAACATTGCTCCACATGTTTAAAACACTTAGGGAAGAGAGTGTTGCAGCACTAAAAAACTTCAATCTTCAGCTTGAAGATTTTACAAAACACGCCTTTCACCCGAAAATTTTTGAAGTAAATTTGCAACAGCTTATTGCTACCTGGGTTACACACGACCTAAGCCACCTCACTCAAATCTCAAGAATAATGGCCCAACAGTACAAAAACGAAGTGGGCCCGTTTGAAGCCTATTTAAAAATACTTAAATGA